A single region of the Streptomyces caelestis genome encodes:
- a CDS encoding GNAT family N-acetyltransferase, whose product MIRNRVTPDRVIRTALPAEVADVVALHARARATYYPDGLPQDGTDWLASWESALVRPDGRVLCVVEAGRIVGLTSFRTPEGAPADTVKLFQFHVDPDHWRRGVGTALHTACVEEWQADGRRTAVLDVHVDNLRAQGFYRRQGWVPEPAEPGDHHLTMRLSPAAE is encoded by the coding sequence GTGATCAGGAACCGAGTGACTCCGGACAGGGTGATCCGTACCGCCCTGCCCGCCGAGGTGGCGGACGTCGTCGCGCTGCACGCGCGTGCCCGGGCGACGTACTACCCCGACGGGCTGCCGCAGGACGGTACCGACTGGCTCGCCTCCTGGGAGAGTGCCCTCGTGCGGCCGGACGGGCGGGTGTTGTGCGTCGTGGAGGCGGGGCGCATCGTCGGCCTGACCTCCTTCCGTACTCCCGAGGGCGCCCCGGCGGACACGGTGAAGCTGTTCCAGTTCCACGTCGACCCCGACCACTGGCGCCGCGGTGTCGGCACCGCCCTGCATACGGCGTGCGTCGAGGAGTGGCAGGCCGACGGCCGGCGGACCGCCGTCCTCGACGTGCATGTCGACAACCTGCGGGCGCAGGGGTTCTACCGGCGGCAGGGGTGGGTGCCGGAACCGGCCGAGCCGGGGGATCACCATCTGACGATGCGGCTCTCCCCGGCCGCGGAATGA
- a CDS encoding DUF1349 domain-containing protein, with protein MDLEISELPFPLRSYGPEAHWSYEDGVLTGWAGARQDRFVPPTGEALDPASDAPRLLGAPEGDFQLIARVTVGFGAAFDAGVLYVHVGERAWAKLCLEYSPDVPTVCTVVTRGHSDDANSFTVDGSSVWLRVSRTGRAFAFHASRDGERWTFVRLFTLGDEKETGAALVGFMTQSPMGEGCVVTYDHIEFRPHWPNDLRDGS; from the coding sequence ATGGATCTCGAGATTTCCGAACTTCCGTTCCCCCTGCGCTCCTACGGGCCCGAGGCCCATTGGTCCTATGAGGACGGGGTGCTCACCGGGTGGGCCGGGGCGCGGCAGGATCGGTTCGTGCCGCCCACGGGGGAGGCGCTGGACCCCGCCTCCGACGCGCCGCGGCTGCTCGGGGCGCCCGAAGGGGACTTCCAGCTGATCGCCCGGGTCACGGTCGGGTTCGGCGCGGCTTTCGACGCCGGGGTGCTCTACGTGCATGTCGGCGAGCGCGCCTGGGCCAAGCTCTGTCTGGAGTACTCCCCGGACGTGCCCACCGTCTGCACGGTGGTCACCCGGGGGCACTCCGACGACGCCAACTCCTTCACCGTCGACGGCAGTTCCGTCTGGCTCCGGGTGAGTCGGACCGGCCGCGCCTTCGCCTTCCACGCCTCCCGCGACGGTGAACGGTGGACCTTCGTCCGCCTCTTCACCCTGGGCGACGAGAAGGAGACGGGCGCGGCCCTGGTCGGCTTCATGACCCAGTCGCCGATGGGGGAGGGTTGCGTGGTGACGTACGACCACATCGAGTTCAGGCCGCACTGGCCGAACGACCTGCGCGACGGCAGCTGA